A section of the Callospermophilus lateralis isolate mCalLat2 chromosome 14, mCalLat2.hap1, whole genome shotgun sequence genome encodes:
- the Foxi3 gene encoding forkhead box protein I3 produces MALYCGDNFGVYSQSSLSPAAAAAPGAPPASRAPYTLADYAAPPAAAANPYLWLNGPGVGGPSSAAAAAAAAYLGAPPPPPPGAAAGPFLQPPPAAGSFTCAQRPFAQPAPAAPASPAGSAAPGELGWLSMASREDLMKMVRPPYSYSALIAMAIQSAPERKLTLSHIYQFVADSFPFYQRSKAGWQNSIRHNLSLNDCFKKVPRDEDDPGKGNYWTLDPNCEKMFDNGNFRRKRKRRSEASGSSAVAPPGTSKSEEGLSSGLGARVGGAPEGEGPSSVLRPAQSPEPEGAKSPASPPGGPVLASAPCLGAFFSSLSGLSVGSGGSAQRAGPGSRHLGAQGPQLPSSSAFPATSLSEASADTLALGTSSGSSQRSSYYSPFPASAGGGQSSPFSSPFYNLGMVNSLIYPREGSEV; encoded by the exons ATGGCCCTCTACTGCGGCGACAACTTCGGCGTGTACTCGCAGTCCAGCCTgtcccccgccgccgccgccgccccggGCGCGCCCCCGGCCTCCAGGGCGCCCTACACGCTGGCCGACTACGCCGCGCCGCCGGCCGCTGCCGCCAACCCTTACCTGTGGCTCAATGGGCCCGGGGTGGGCGGCCCGTCCTCCGCCGCTGCCGCCGCGGCCGCCGCCTACCTGGGCgcaccgccgccgccgcctcccgGGGCCGCAGCCGGGCCCTTCCTGCAGCCGCCACCCGCAGCCGGCTCCTTCACGTGCGCCCAGCGGCCGTTCGCGCAGCCCGCGCCCGCCGCGCCCGCCTCGCCCGCGGGGTCCGCGGCGCCCGGAGAGCTGGGCTGGCTGTCCATGGCCAGCCGCGAGGACTTGATGAAGATGGTGCGGCCGCCCTACTCGTACTCAGCGCTCATCGCCATGGCCATCCAGAGCGCGCCCGAGCGCAAGCTCACGCTCAGCCACATCTACCAGTTCGTGGCCGACAGCTTCCCCTTCTACCAGCGCAGCAAGGCCGGCTGGCAGAACTCTATTCGCCACAACCTGTCGCTCAACGATTGCTTCAAGAAGGTGCCCCGCGACGAGGATGACCCAG GGAAAGGTAATTACTGGACTCTGGATCCAAACTGCGAGAAGATGTTTGATAATGGAAACTTCCGTCGGAAGCGCAAGCGGCGCTCGGAGGCCAGCGGCAGCTCTGCGGTGGCCCCACCGGGGACTTCCAAGTCAGAAGAAGGGCTGTCCTCGGGATTGGGGGCCCGAGTGGGCGGCGCCCCGGAGGGAGAGGGCCCCTCCTCGGTGCTAAGGCCAGCGCAGTCTCCGGAGCCTGAGGGGGCCAAGAGCCCGGCATCCCCGCCAGGTGGCCCGGTGCTGGCCTCTGCCCCCTGCCTGGGTGCCTTCTTCAGCAGCCTCAGCGGTCTCAGCGTCGGCAGCGGTGGGAGTGCCCAGCGCGCCGGCCCTGGCAGCCGCCACCTGGGGGCCCAGGGCCCTCAGCTGCCCTCCAGCAGCGCCTTCCCGGCCACCTCCCTCTCCGAGGCCTCTGCAGACACCTTAGCGCTGGGCACCAGCAGTGGCAGCAGCCAGCGATCTTCTTACTACAGCCCATTCCCGGCCAGCGCTGGTGGGGGCCAGAGCAGCCCCTTCAGCAGCCCCTTCTACAACCTGGGCATGGTCAACAGCCTCATCTACCCGCGGGAGGGCTCCGAGGTGTAG